From the genome of Hathewaya histolytica, one region includes:
- a CDS encoding aspartyl-phosphate phosphatase Spo0E family protein, translating into MKMNKLRKQLYKSIEQYGLTDSRTIQLSQKLDIYVVKEQLKRGKSNESIIS; encoded by the coding sequence ATGAAAATGAATAAGCTAAGAAAACAATTATATAAAAGTATAGAGCAGTATGGATTAACAGATAGTAGAACAATTCAGTTAAGTCAAAAATTAGATATATATGTGGTTAAAGAACAATTAAAAAGGGGGAAAAGCAATGAAAGCATTATTAGTTAG
- a CDS encoding single-stranded DNA-binding protein, translating to MNKVTLVGRLTRDPELKFTPGAGTAVTTFTLAVNRRFKREGQPDADFIRVVVWGKQAEATASYMRKGNLMGLSGRIETRSYDGNDGTKRYVTEAVAEEIEFLTSKRENGQATENLAHSSEIDGVMPIDDEDIPF from the coding sequence ATGAATAAAGTAACGCTAGTCGGAAGACTTACAAGGGATCCAGAGTTAAAGTTTACTCCAGGAGCAGGTACAGCCGTTACCACCTTTACACTAGCAGTAAATAGAAGATTCAAAAGAGAAGGTCAACCAGATGCAGATTTTATAAGAGTTGTAGTTTGGGGAAAACAAGCAGAGGCAACAGCCAGTTATATGCGAAAGGGAAACTTAATGGGTCTAAGTGGAAGAATAGAGACTAGAAGTTATGATGGGAATGATGGAACCAAGAGATATGTTACTGAAGCTGTAGCGGAGGAAATAGAGTTTTTAACAAGCAAAAGAGAAAATGGACAAGCTACTGAAAATTTAGCTCATAGCAGTGAGATAGATGGAGTTATGCCAATAGATGATGAGGATATACCTTTTTAA
- a CDS encoding winged helix-turn-helix domain-containing protein yields the protein MKRIPLTYVQKEFMKVLVEKVGLNYEIGKQIKFKEVSRYFNISTSTVRERFMALVNKGWMVRRKEGNKVYFKLATEESLEDTAVITKNKKCKVNLEGKFQVGDKVEFKMKIPQKQDVKKSIGNVVAKTNKFFVIMVQKENQSMYKESFLYKDILINEIQEVKINGQPITT from the coding sequence ATGAAGAGAATTCCATTAACATATGTACAAAAGGAGTTCATGAAGGTTTTAGTTGAAAAGGTAGGTTTAAATTATGAAATTGGAAAGCAAATCAAATTTAAAGAAGTTAGCAGGTACTTTAATATATCTACTTCTACTGTAAGGGAAAGGTTTATGGCATTAGTAAATAAGGGGTGGATGGTACGAAGGAAAGAAGGTAATAAAGTATATTTTAAACTAGCTACAGAAGAGAGTCTGGAAGATACTGCGGTTATTACTAAAAATAAAAAATGTAAGGTAAACTTGGAAGGAAAATTTCAAGTAGGCGATAAAGTAGAATTTAAGATGAAAATACCACAAAAGCAAGATGTTAAGAAATCAATAGGAAACGTAGTAGCAAAAACCAATAAATTCTTTGTAATAATGGTTCAAAAAGAGAATCAAAGTATGTACAAAGAAAGCTTTCTATATAAGGATATCTTAATAAATGAAATCCAGGAGGTAAAAATTAATGGACAACCTATTACGACTTAA
- a CDS encoding MazG nucleotide pyrophosphohydrolase domain-containing protein, producing MMNIKQLAEEAHKNAVDHGFWEEEYNVITKMSVQGFNDREVKAVKRAFMCQRLMLIVTEISEAVSELRKDDKENYSEELADIVLRVADTSLGDTVDIEKELIKKMDKNKNRPYKHGKLF from the coding sequence ATGATGAATATAAAACAACTAGCAGAAGAAGCGCATAAAAATGCAGTGGATCATGGATTTTGGGAAGAAGAATATAATGTGATTACTAAAATGAGTGTACAAGGATTTAACGATAGAGAAGTTAAGGCTGTAAAAAGAGCTTTTATGTGTCAAAGATTAATGTTAATAGTAACTGAAATATCAGAGGCAGTTAGTGAATTAAGAAAAGATGATAAAGAAAATTATAGTGAAGAACTTGCAGATATAGTTTTAAGAGTAGCAGATACATCATTAGGAGATACAGTGGATATTGAAAAAGAGTTAATAAAGAAGATGGATAAAAATAAGAATAGACCTTATAAGCATGGAAAGTTATTTTAA
- a CDS encoding replication terminator protein, whose product MEKMINLESFADGALAEKMNAALKEVLENIADPNTDYKLKRKLTLELTFASGEDRELAEVNILAKTKLAPNKPIATKIIIGTDGKGGILASEFKKQVPGQSVMRVDEETGEVLSTGEEKEIDLKGIKLVK is encoded by the coding sequence ATGGAAAAGATGATTAATTTAGAAAGCTTTGCAGATGGAGCCTTAGCTGAAAAAATGAATGCTGCACTAAAGGAGGTGTTAGAAAACATTGCGGATCCAAATACTGATTATAAACTAAAGAGAAAATTAACATTAGAACTTACTTTCGCATCTGGTGAAGACAGGGAATTAGCAGAAGTAAATATATTAGCAAAGACTAAATTAGCTCCTAACAAACCAATAGCAACAAAGATAATAATAGGAACTGATGGTAAAGGAGGAATCCTTGCAAGTGAATTTAAAAAACAAGTACCAGGTCAAAGTGTAATGAGGGTTGATGAAGAAACTGGTGAAGTGTTAAGTACTGGAGAAGAAAAAGAAATAGATCTTAAGGGAATAAAATTAGTAAAATAA
- a CDS encoding putative PDDEXK endonuclease: MTNSKQKGSRGERELSNKLKEYGYSKCRRSQQYCGANGDADVVGLPGIHIECKRVERLNIYDAITQAKADAQKGKLPGVFHRKNRCEWLVTMTLEDFIKIYREWGEQMWEEQKEEETKEK, translated from the coding sequence ATGACTAATAGTAAACAGAAAGGTTCTAGAGGAGAAAGAGAACTTTCTAACAAGTTAAAAGAATACGGGTACAGTAAATGTAGAAGGTCTCAACAATATTGTGGAGCTAATGGAGATGCAGACGTAGTTGGATTACCTGGTATTCATATAGAGTGCAAAAGAGTAGAAAGATTAAATATATATGATGCGATAACTCAAGCGAAAGCAGATGCTCAAAAGGGAAAACTACCTGGAGTATTTCATAGAAAAAATAGATGCGAATGGTTAGTAACTATGACCTTAGAAGATTTTATAAAGATATACAGGGAGTGGGGTGAGCAAATGTGGGAAGAGCAGAAAGAAGAAGAAACAAAAGAGAAATAG
- a CDS encoding YopX family protein, which yields MREIKFKAWDKKNKTMAYSDDGNQGYGWFTDNSGCMLCVRIEERRDIKLNNIMQYTGLKDKNGKEIYEGDIIKFLWEEDSCWGEAGEYKGYIAFNQGVFEIVYIGRDKIRKYPGGGWSENNTEDDIKSFLVWTGEENIEVIGNISENPELCSKE from the coding sequence ATGAGAGAGATTAAGTTTAAAGCATGGGATAAGAAAAATAAAACAATGGCATATAGTGATGATGGCAACCAAGGATACGGATGGTTTACTGATAACAGTGGATGTATGCTTTGTGTAAGAATCGAAGAAAGAAGAGATATAAAACTTAACAATATAATGCAATATACAGGCCTTAAAGATAAGAATGGAAAAGAAATTTATGAGGGGGATATCATTAAATTTCTATGGGAAGAAGATAGTTGCTGGGGAGAAGCAGGGGAATATAAAGGATATATAGCATTTAATCAAGGTGTATTTGAAATAGTGTATATAGGGAGAGACAAAATAAGAAAATATCCAGGTGGTGGTTGGTCAGAAAATAATACGGAAGATGATATTAAATCTTTCTTAGTATGGACTGGGGAAGAAAATATTGAAGTTATAGGTAATATCTCTGAAAATCCGGAATTATGTAGTAAAGAATAA
- a CDS encoding sigma-70 family RNA polymerase sigma factor: protein MEDRELFRKTEKRLYDHFNREDIIKKKEELIALYSTQLKELESDIKNNNVRLDTGLKSINYDEKVQTSTIGTSFMEQELIKGITRLEKEWSFKQNKIEQLKKEIRDINELAITIESNINMLNDEDKRFIELKYKRSLEVQVIAIKLNMSSATAFRLRKKLVYDIANWFRFIDSELIVS, encoded by the coding sequence ATGGAAGATAGAGAGTTATTTAGAAAAACAGAAAAGAGATTATACGATCATTTTAATAGGGAAGATATCATAAAGAAAAAAGAAGAGTTAATAGCCTTATATAGCACACAGTTAAAAGAGTTGGAATCTGACATTAAAAATAATAATGTAAGACTAGATACAGGTTTAAAATCTATAAATTATGATGAAAAGGTTCAAACGTCAACAATTGGTACAAGCTTTATGGAACAGGAACTTATAAAAGGAATAACAAGACTAGAAAAAGAATGGAGTTTTAAGCAAAATAAAATAGAACAATTAAAAAAAGAAATTAGAGATATAAATGAATTAGCTATAACTATAGAAAGTAATATAAATATGCTAAATGATGAGGATAAAAGATTTATAGAATTAAAATATAAAAGAAGTTTAGAGGTACAGGTAATAGCAATTAAACTAAATATGTCATCAGCTACAGCTTTCAGGTTAAGAAAGAAATTGGTTTATGATATAGCAAATTGGTTTAGATTTATTGATAGTGAGTTGATAGTGAGTTGA
- a CDS encoding DNA adenine methylase: protein MLKPPIPRMGGKSKLRKTIIEMIPEHTCYIELFFGAGWVYFGKEPSKVEVINDIDRELINLFKMIKYHAPEIERMLEYEFSGRDIFEEYKNCSIGYLTEIQRSIRFLYLISQSFAGKGNHYGYGTNTKPSPQVFYTGVLGDLKERLRNTYVENLSFEKIIEKYDREHSFFFCDPPYFETTGYGNEFGEKEHLLLRDKLISLKGKFLLTINDHSQVREWYKDFNIKETEVNYSVSREQKARGKYKELIITNY, encoded by the coding sequence ATGTTAAAGCCACCAATACCACGAATGGGTGGGAAATCAAAACTAAGAAAAACAATTATTGAAATGATACCAGAACATACTTGTTATATAGAGCTGTTCTTTGGAGCTGGATGGGTTTATTTTGGTAAAGAGCCTTCAAAGGTTGAGGTTATTAATGATATAGATAGAGAGTTAATAAACTTGTTTAAAATGATTAAATACCATGCTCCAGAGATAGAAAGAATGCTAGAGTATGAGTTTTCAGGTAGAGACATATTTGAGGAATATAAGAATTGCAGCATAGGATATTTAACTGAAATTCAAAGGTCCATTAGATTTCTATATTTAATATCCCAGAGTTTTGCTGGGAAAGGAAATCATTATGGCTATGGCACAAACACTAAACCTAGTCCACAAGTTTTCTATACAGGAGTTTTGGGAGATCTAAAGGAAAGGCTTAGAAATACCTATGTTGAAAACTTGAGCTTTGAAAAAATAATAGAAAAGTATGATAGGGAACATAGCTTTTTCTTTTGTGATCCACCGTATTTTGAAACAACAGGATATGGGAATGAGTTTGGAGAAAAGGAACATCTGTTATTAAGAGATAAGCTTATAAGTCTAAAAGGTAAGTTTCTTTTAACGATAAATGACCATTCCCAGGTAAGAGAATGGTATAAAGATTTTAATATAAAAGAAACAGAAGTTAATTATTCAGTATCCAGGGAACAGAAAGCTAGAGGAAAGTATAAGGAGCTGATTATTACTAACTATTAG
- a CDS encoding DUF4062 domain-containing protein — MEKRYQVFISSTFVDLKEEREEVMKAILSLDCFPAGMELFPASNQSQFDYIKRIIDKSDYYILIIAGRYGTEDTDCIGFTEKEYDYARSKGIPVYSFIYKNIDRIERGKTDKSEVKLKKLKSFIEKVSKDKMCSYWENKDQLSNGVEKSLRKGFKDDPRNGWIKGHLSNINNDIENIKKENEKLQKLVQELKAKISEDEFSDVLIKGDRSIIIFYDVIRKDTSKLSGKSIKLTWNILFKNLQGYFYDYVEFDMSKSSIEHMLSKYLESDELTQIKIHTDDFNKIIYYFEELGLLNIMESEFESYVKISDKGKKYYKQLCIHKK; from the coding sequence ATGGAAAAAAGATATCAAGTATTTATTAGTTCTACATTTGTGGATTTGAAAGAAGAAAGAGAGGAAGTAATGAAAGCAATTTTAAGTTTAGATTGTTTTCCAGCTGGTATGGAGTTATTTCCTGCATCAAATCAATCTCAATTTGATTATATAAAGAGAATAATCGATAAGAGTGATTACTATATTTTAATTATTGCAGGAAGATATGGTACAGAAGATACTGATTGTATAGGATTTACTGAGAAAGAATATGACTATGCTAGAAGCAAAGGTATACCAGTATATTCATTTATATATAAAAATATTGATAGGATAGAAAGAGGAAAGACTGATAAAAGCGAGGTAAAGCTTAAAAAATTAAAGAGCTTTATAGAAAAAGTATCTAAAGATAAAATGTGTAGTTATTGGGAAAATAAAGATCAATTAAGTAATGGTGTAGAGAAAAGTCTAAGGAAGGGATTTAAAGATGATCCAAGAAATGGGTGGATTAAAGGACATCTTTCTAATATAAATAATGATATTGAAAATATAAAGAAAGAAAATGAAAAATTGCAGAAGCTAGTACAAGAATTAAAAGCGAAAATAAGCGAAGATGAATTTAGTGATGTTTTAATTAAAGGTGATAGAAGCATAATAATTTTTTATGATGTTATTAGGAAAGATACTTCTAAATTAAGTGGGAAATCTATTAAATTGACTTGGAATATACTATTTAAAAATCTTCAAGGATATTTTTATGATTATGTTGAATTTGATATGTCTAAGTCTAGTATTGAACATATGTTATCAAAATATTTAGAATCTGATGAACTGACACAAATTAAAATACATACAGATGACTTTAATAAAATTATATATTACTTTGAAGAATTAGGGTTACTAAATATTATGGAATCTGAATTTGAAAGTTATGTAAAAATAAGCGATAAAGGTAAAAAATATTATAAACAACTATGCATCCATAAGAAATAA
- a CDS encoding terminase small subunit, whose translation MEDIRGPDIKELAEKDYIKGMKYKDIAAKYNVSLNTVKSWKQRYKWNRKGVHTKEKVCIQKKNNKKSVQEPMQQEFLDNSELTDKQRLFCLYYIKTFNQTMAAIKAGYSPERAHVTGSELVRNSKVKAYIKELKGKMTEELFIDAMDVLNKYVEIAFSDITDYLTFGQKEVPIIGPFGPMKDEEGNELTKVVNYVDFKESSIIDGTIVSEVRQGKEGVSIKFEDRMKALDKLSQYFDLFPDNFKRKIEEEKVKQSREKLELEKSKVVGSDEKVGDDGFLEALKGEVQEVWSNE comes from the coding sequence ATGGAAGACATAAGAGGACCAGATATAAAGGAATTAGCTGAAAAAGATTATATCAAAGGAATGAAATATAAAGATATAGCAGCTAAATATAATGTATCTTTAAATACAGTGAAGAGTTGGAAACAAAGATATAAATGGAATAGAAAAGGGGTGCATACAAAAGAAAAGGTATGCATACAAAAAAAGAATAATAAAAAAAGTGTACAAGAGCCAATGCAACAGGAATTTTTGGATAACTCCGAACTTACTGATAAGCAAAGGCTTTTTTGTCTTTATTATATTAAAACTTTCAATCAAACAATGGCAGCTATAAAAGCAGGGTATTCTCCTGAAAGGGCACATGTAACTGGAAGTGAATTAGTAAGAAATAGTAAGGTAAAGGCTTATATTAAAGAATTAAAAGGTAAAATGACAGAAGAGTTATTTATAGATGCCATGGATGTGTTAAATAAATATGTAGAGATAGCTTTTTCAGATATAACAGATTACTTAACTTTTGGACAAAAGGAAGTACCTATTATTGGACCATTTGGGCCTATGAAAGATGAAGAAGGCAATGAACTTACTAAGGTAGTAAATTACGTTGATTTTAAAGAAAGTAGCATAATAGATGGAACTATTGTAAGTGAAGTTAGACAAGGCAAAGAAGGGGTATCAATTAAATTTGAGGATAGAATGAAAGCGTTAGATAAGCTATCTCAATACTTTGATTTATTCCCTGATAACTTTAAGAGAAAGATAGAAGAAGAAAAAGTAAAACAGTCTAGGGAAAAACTTGAACTTGAAAAATCAAAGGTTGTTGGATCAGATGAAAAAGTTGGAGATGATGGTTTCCTAGAGGCATTAAAAGGAGAAGTACAAGAGGTATGGAGTAATGAGTAA
- a CDS encoding PBSX family phage terminase large subunit, producing the protein MSKKKVALFKFKPFSKKQKQVLNWWMESSPVSDKDILIADGSVRAGKTVVMSLSFVMWAMEVFDGENLALCGKTIGSLRRNVVKPLKRMLKGRGYKCKEHRADNYITISRNGVSNDFYLFGGKDEGSQDLIQGITLAGVLFDEVALMPQSFVNQATARCSIDGAKMWFNCNPDGPYHWFKVEYLDKLEEKNAVHLHFTMDDNLSLSEKVKERYKRMYSGIFYKRYILGLWCLAEGVIYDMFNEDFHKVKTVPRKYEKYYVSVDYGTQNATVFLLWGLCEGKWYIVKEYYYSGRDKSLQRTDVQYSKDLKKFLGGIVPVKIIIDPSAASFIAQLKGDGFTQIRKAKNDVLDGIRTVASALSLDIVKVNDCCKETMKEFTSYVWDPKKASIGMEEPLKDKDHCMDAMRYFIYTILKRNIEVKYDKEIYNKGMGLKKNVPLPYKKGGTIF; encoded by the coding sequence ATGAGTAAAAAGAAAGTTGCTCTATTTAAATTTAAACCATTTTCTAAAAAACAAAAACAAGTTTTAAATTGGTGGATGGAAAGTTCTCCTGTATCAGATAAAGATATATTGATTGCAGATGGTTCTGTAAGGGCAGGTAAAACTGTAGTTATGTCTTTAAGTTTTGTAATGTGGGCAATGGAAGTATTTGATGGCGAAAATTTAGCCTTATGTGGCAAAACAATAGGTTCCTTAAGACGTAATGTAGTTAAACCACTAAAGCGAATGTTAAAAGGTAGAGGATACAAGTGTAAGGAACACAGGGCAGATAATTACATAACTATTTCTAGGAATGGTGTAAGTAATGATTTTTACTTATTTGGTGGTAAAGATGAAGGTTCACAGGATCTTATACAAGGTATAACCTTAGCAGGGGTTTTATTTGATGAAGTAGCTTTAATGCCTCAATCATTTGTAAATCAGGCAACTGCAAGATGTTCTATTGATGGTGCCAAGATGTGGTTTAACTGTAATCCAGATGGACCATATCATTGGTTTAAAGTGGAGTATTTAGATAAGCTAGAAGAAAAGAATGCTGTACATCTACATTTTACTATGGATGATAATTTATCATTAAGTGAAAAGGTAAAAGAAAGATATAAGAGAATGTATTCAGGTATATTCTATAAGCGTTATATCTTAGGTTTATGGTGTTTAGCTGAGGGAGTTATTTATGATATGTTCAATGAAGACTTCCATAAAGTTAAAACAGTTCCTAGAAAATATGAAAAGTATTATGTATCTGTAGACTATGGTACTCAAAATGCTACTGTATTTCTTCTTTGGGGACTATGTGAGGGTAAGTGGTATATTGTAAAAGAATACTACTACAGTGGTAGAGATAAAAGCTTACAAAGGACAGATGTTCAATACTCTAAAGATTTAAAAAAATTCTTAGGGGGTATAGTACCTGTAAAAATAATTATAGATCCTTCCGCAGCAAGCTTTATAGCTCAATTAAAAGGTGATGGATTTACACAAATAAGAAAAGCAAAAAATGATGTTTTAGATGGTATAAGAACAGTTGCAAGCGCATTATCACTAGATATTGTTAAAGTTAATGATTGCTGCAAAGAAACCATGAAAGAGTTTACTTCTTATGTATGGGACCCTAAGAAAGCATCTATTGGCATGGAAGAACCTTTAAAAGATAAAGACCACTGCATGGATGCAATGAGATATTTTATATATACAATACTTAAACGTAATATTGAAGTTAAATATGACAAAGAAATATACAACAAAGGTATGGGTCTTAAGAAGAATGTACCATTACCATATAAGAAAGGAGGTACGATATTCTAA
- a CDS encoding phage portal protein, which produces MNNIKERLLNLSDEEKKERERALKDFLFYLGECEDIEKAKNNPILLGQSWITLDDLDYVPSQIIDNKVKPLINKQARFMFGKEPNLLFKPLKDNSKEMCEELRQYVDSILSANKFWSTTLKIFRLATVTKRVMLRMEANPGKPIKIYYHDINDFNYELDPDNIGRLKSATLVKQDSSTIKKETNNQIWYRFNYYMDKDELCHLKTEIFKGDNLEEPISVEETSTGLSKIPCWVIANEQSIVNPKGLTDIKDLRPLQERYNRRLSDFDDALRFLMFGQTAVIDATEDTVNSCNIAPNSLMALKSIEDTDSNKQAKVQRVESNFTSAEPVKMFLKILEDSMYEKLGIPRPEQLQSIPSAKSIKYMYTELVARCEEKWHDWEPSIRQLIRLIVEACSKLNCYSEWNHEWDKLLYNIVLEKNYPIPEDEEDKKRLGMEEVNLKVRSHRNYIKELSNDEDYEEHFKEIIEDSKALNEAEQDPWTKAVEDEINKSNGDS; this is translated from the coding sequence ATGAATAACATAAAAGAAAGATTACTTAATCTAAGTGATGAAGAGAAAAAAGAAAGAGAACGTGCATTAAAAGACTTCCTTTTTTACTTAGGGGAATGTGAAGATATAGAGAAAGCTAAGAATAATCCCATATTATTAGGTCAAAGCTGGATTACATTAGATGATTTAGATTATGTTCCAAGCCAAATAATAGATAATAAAGTTAAACCTCTTATTAACAAGCAGGCAAGATTTATGTTTGGTAAAGAACCTAACTTATTGTTTAAACCTTTAAAAGATAATAGTAAAGAAATGTGTGAAGAGCTTAGGCAATACGTCGATTCCATATTAAGTGCTAATAAATTTTGGAGTACTACTTTAAAGATATTTAGACTTGCAACTGTAACTAAAAGAGTAATGTTAAGAATGGAAGCTAATCCAGGTAAACCTATAAAGATATATTATCATGATATTAATGATTTTAACTATGAACTAGATCCTGATAATATAGGAAGACTTAAGAGTGCTACATTAGTAAAACAAGACTCCAGTACAATTAAAAAAGAAACTAATAATCAGATATGGTATAGATTTAATTACTATATGGATAAAGATGAGTTATGTCATCTAAAAACAGAGATTTTTAAAGGAGATAATTTAGAGGAACCAATATCTGTAGAAGAAACTAGTACAGGATTAAGCAAAATACCATGTTGGGTAATTGCAAACGAACAAAGTATAGTTAACCCTAAAGGCTTAACTGATATAAAGGATTTAAGACCGCTGCAAGAGAGATACAATAGGCGATTAAGTGATTTTGATGATGCTTTAAGATTTTTAATGTTTGGACAAACAGCTGTTATAGATGCAACAGAAGATACGGTTAATAGCTGTAATATAGCACCTAATTCACTTATGGCTTTAAAAAGTATTGAGGATACAGACAGTAATAAACAGGCTAAGGTACAAAGGGTAGAAAGTAATTTTACTAGTGCGGAACCTGTAAAAATGTTTCTTAAAATTTTAGAAGATAGTATGTATGAAAAGTTAGGCATACCAAGACCAGAACAATTACAAAGTATACCAAGTGCTAAGAGTATTAAATATATGTATACGGAACTAGTAGCACGTTGTGAAGAAAAATGGCATGATTGGGAACCTTCTATTAGGCAACTAATAAGATTGATAGTAGAAGCTTGTAGTAAATTAAATTGTTATAGTGAATGGAATCATGAATGGGATAAGTTATTATATAATATAGTTTTAGAAAAGAACTACCCTATACCTGAAGATGAAGAGGATAAGAAAAGACTCGGCATGGAAGAGGTTAATCTTAAAGTTAGAAGTCATAGAAATTATATAAAAGAATTGAGCAATGATGAGGATTATGAGGAACACTTTAAAGAAATCATAGAAGATAGTAAAGCACTTAATGAGGCT